Proteins from a genomic interval of Cupriavidus pauculus:
- a CDS encoding DegQ family serine endoprotease → MIRQTLVRSAVGVAALAALAGGYAYLQKDAITPGYAAQAPVVSAPAAVATPTDFSGIVDQFGPAVVNISVTARAQRTSAQVPPGMDPDDPLFQFFKRFGPQFQGPQSQQPQLVKGLGSGFIVSPDGLILTNAHVVDNATEVTVKLTDRREFKAKVLGSDPQTDIAVIRIDAKDLPTVRLGDPSKIRVGEPVLAIGSPYGFENTVTAGIVSAKSRSLPDDTYVPFIQTDVAVNPGNSGGPLFNQRGEVIGINSQIYSQTGGYQGLSFAIPIDVAKKVEQQLVAHGKVTRGRLGISVQEVNQALAQSFKLPKPAGALVNSVEPDSPAAQAGLKPGDVIVQLGNDVIDHSGDLPEHVADLQPGTKTDLKVIRKGEPLTLSVKIGAVKESASAQAKSGGEAGGRLGLAVRPLTPAEKRDSGIDGGLVVEDVAGPAARVGIQPGDVILSLNGTPIASVDQLRALVSKSGKQVALLVQRDDARIFIPLDLG, encoded by the coding sequence ATGATTCGCCAGACCCTCGTCCGTTCCGCTGTCGGCGTTGCCGCGCTTGCTGCCCTGGCGGGCGGCTACGCGTATCTGCAGAAAGATGCCATCACGCCGGGATACGCCGCGCAGGCGCCGGTCGTGTCCGCGCCGGCCGCGGTGGCCACGCCCACCGACTTCTCGGGCATCGTCGATCAATTCGGCCCCGCCGTGGTCAACATCAGCGTCACCGCCCGCGCCCAGCGCACGTCGGCCCAGGTGCCGCCGGGCATGGACCCCGACGATCCGCTGTTCCAGTTCTTCAAGCGCTTCGGCCCGCAGTTCCAGGGGCCGCAGAGCCAGCAGCCGCAACTGGTGAAGGGGCTCGGCTCGGGCTTCATCGTCAGCCCTGACGGCCTGATCCTGACGAACGCCCACGTTGTCGACAACGCCACGGAAGTCACCGTCAAGCTGACCGACCGCCGCGAATTCAAGGCCAAGGTGCTCGGCAGCGATCCGCAGACCGATATCGCCGTGATCCGCATCGATGCCAAGGACCTGCCGACCGTGCGACTCGGCGACCCGTCGAAGATCCGCGTGGGCGAGCCCGTGCTGGCCATCGGCTCGCCGTACGGCTTTGAGAACACTGTCACGGCCGGCATCGTCAGCGCCAAGTCGCGCTCGCTGCCCGACGACACCTACGTGCCGTTCATCCAGACCGATGTGGCCGTGAACCCCGGCAACTCGGGCGGGCCCCTGTTCAACCAGCGCGGCGAAGTCATCGGCATCAATTCGCAGATCTACAGCCAGACCGGCGGCTACCAGGGCCTGTCGTTTGCGATTCCGATCGACGTGGCGAAGAAGGTCGAGCAGCAGCTCGTCGCCCACGGCAAGGTCACGCGCGGCCGCCTGGGAATCTCGGTGCAGGAGGTGAACCAGGCCCTGGCGCAGTCGTTCAAGCTGCCCAAGCCGGCCGGCGCGCTGGTGAACTCGGTGGAACCGGACAGCCCCGCCGCGCAGGCCGGCCTGAAGCCCGGCGACGTGATCGTGCAGCTTGGCAACGACGTGATCGACCATTCGGGCGACCTGCCCGAGCACGTCGCCGACCTGCAACCGGGCACGAAGACCGATCTCAAGGTCATCCGCAAGGGCGAGCCGCTGACGCTGAGCGTGAAGATCGGCGCGGTCAAGGAAAGTGCGTCGGCGCAGGCCAAGAGCGGCGGCGAAGCCGGCGGACGCCTGGGCCTTGCGGTCCGTCCGCTGACCCCGGCCGAGAAGCGCGACAGCGGCATCGACGGCGGCCTCGTGGTCGAGGATGTCGCCGGTCCGGCCGCGCGCGTCGGCATCCAGCCGGGCGACGTCATCCTGTCGCTCAATGGCACGCCGATCGCATCGGTCGATCAGCTCCGCGCGCTGGTGTCGAAGTCGGGCAAGCAGGTGGCCCTGCTGGTGCAGCGCGACGACGCGCGCATCTTCATTCCGCTCGATCTGGGCTGA
- a CDS encoding MarR family winged helix-turn-helix transcriptional regulator has translation MPTPTTPSKTDDWLQLDQQLCFALYSTSLAMTKIYKPILGELGLTYPQYLAMLVLWEHRELSVSDLGARLRLDSGTLTPLLKRLESAGHVRRVRDTSDERRVLVSLTDAGQALRQSAEGIPERLLCAMQCSVEEIQALTARLHDLRSTLEAARSED, from the coding sequence ATGCCCACGCCAACGACCCCTTCCAAAACAGATGACTGGCTGCAACTGGACCAGCAGCTCTGCTTTGCGCTGTATTCCACGTCGCTGGCGATGACCAAGATCTACAAGCCGATCCTCGGTGAGCTGGGGCTGACTTACCCGCAGTACCTGGCAATGCTTGTGTTGTGGGAGCATCGGGAATTGAGCGTGTCGGACCTGGGTGCCCGGTTGCGGCTGGATTCCGGCACGCTGACGCCGCTGCTGAAGCGGCTGGAATCGGCCGGCCATGTGCGGCGCGTGCGGGATACGTCCGACGAGCGCCGGGTACTGGTCAGCCTGACGGATGCCGGCCAGGCGCTGCGCCAGTCGGCGGAGGGCATTCCGGAACGATTGTTGTGCGCGATGCAGTGCTCGGTGGAAGAAATCCAGGCCCTGACAGCGCGTTTGCATGACTTACGGTCGACGCTGGAAGCAGCGCGATCGGAAGATTGA
- a CDS encoding VTT domain-containing protein has translation MGDLQALLDGHGLSLVFLNVLAEQAGLPVPAYPMLFVAGALSMQESGPSIGAVLFAVIAACLIADSAWYFAGKRLGQPMLRTICRVSLSPDTCIRQTQSLYLRVGPRSLVFAKLLPGAGALSTAMAGMTATPFLTFLFYDALGALVWAGGALLAGVVFSDFVDTILAAFSAYGHIAVMIAAGGFVLFIAWRFWLRWRLLRRTGRIPRMTVMELEQRRGGVERPVVVVDVRAQGETPIERIPGALVMGMQAPFSALADHDKRSDIVIYCACPHEMSAAVLAERLRSAGFPNTWALAGGFDEWKRLQGALNADSGPAADAPKQAAAH, from the coding sequence GTGGGCGATTTGCAGGCGTTGCTCGATGGGCACGGACTGAGTCTGGTGTTCCTGAACGTGCTGGCGGAACAGGCGGGCTTGCCCGTGCCGGCCTATCCGATGCTGTTCGTCGCCGGCGCGCTGTCGATGCAGGAGAGCGGGCCATCGATCGGCGCCGTGCTGTTCGCGGTCATCGCCGCGTGCCTGATTGCCGACAGCGCCTGGTATTTCGCCGGCAAGCGCCTGGGCCAGCCGATGCTGCGCACCATCTGCCGCGTGTCGCTGTCCCCCGACACCTGCATCCGCCAGACCCAGTCGCTCTACCTGCGCGTCGGCCCGCGCTCGCTGGTGTTCGCCAAGCTGCTGCCCGGCGCCGGCGCGCTGTCCACGGCCATGGCCGGGATGACGGCGACGCCGTTCCTGACCTTCCTGTTCTACGACGCCCTGGGCGCGCTGGTCTGGGCCGGTGGCGCGCTGCTGGCCGGCGTGGTGTTCAGCGATTTCGTCGATACGATCCTGGCCGCCTTCAGCGCCTACGGGCACATCGCCGTGATGATCGCCGCGGGCGGCTTCGTGCTGTTCATCGCGTGGCGATTCTGGCTGCGCTGGCGCCTGCTGCGCCGAACCGGCCGCATCCCGCGCATGACGGTCATGGAACTGGAACAGCGCCGCGGCGGGGTCGAGCGGCCCGTGGTGGTGGTCGACGTCCGCGCGCAGGGCGAGACGCCGATCGAGCGCATTCCAGGCGCGCTGGTCATGGGCATGCAGGCGCCGTTCAGCGCGCTGGCCGATCACGACAAGCGCTCGGACATCGTCATCTACTGCGCCTGCCCGCACGAGATGTCGGCCGCTGTTCTGGCGGAACGGCTACGTTCAGCAGGATTTCCGAACACCTGGGCGCTGGCCGGCGGCTTTGACGAATGGAAGCGGCTGCAAGGTGCGCTGAACGCCGATAGCGGCCCCGCCGCCGACGCCCCCAAGCAGGCGGCCGCCCACTAG
- a CDS encoding MarR family winged helix-turn-helix transcriptional regulator — protein sequence MSFERRIDRFCAEHPEAPRDLILASRLLLRSARLLRQHIERALAPFELDLHQYLVISMLATDAGEPTMPSELGLTIDATRTQMTRLVDGLEARGLVLRKTAEHDRRSLALTLTPAARALFAQVAPVVHAAYGAAWAPLGDAGLAAATRELAALHQHLAALEAAQP from the coding sequence ATGTCGTTCGAACGTCGCATTGACCGCTTCTGCGCCGAGCACCCCGAGGCGCCGCGCGACCTGATCCTGGCGTCGCGGCTGCTGCTGCGCTCGGCCCGGCTGCTGCGGCAGCATATCGAGCGCGCGCTGGCGCCGTTCGAGCTGGACCTGCACCAGTACCTCGTCATCAGCATGCTGGCCACCGACGCCGGCGAGCCGACCATGCCGTCGGAGCTGGGCCTGACCATCGACGCCACGCGCACGCAGATGACGCGGCTCGTCGACGGGCTGGAAGCCAGGGGGCTGGTGCTGCGCAAGACCGCCGAGCATGACCGCCGCAGCCTGGCGCTGACGCTGACGCCGGCCGCCCGGGCGCTGTTCGCGCAGGTGGCGCCGGTCGTGCATGCCGCCTATGGCGCCGCGTGGGCGCCGCTGGGCGATGCCGGGCTTGCCGCCGCCACGCGCGAGCTGGCCGCGCTGCATCAGCATCTGGCTGCCCTGGAGGCAGCGCAGCCGTGA
- a CDS encoding response regulator transcription factor, producing MTTILIVDDHPALRLALRANVCDLMEVTQVYEADNGQAAIDHVRQHKPDLVILDLDIPRPNGIEAVPQMRSLHPSIRVLILSAQDPLLCAARAFQAGAHGYVSKTQDLDAITRCAESVLAGFTVFPSLAQRDPTSMGRTPGLHNLSDKEMEILRMLARGMSNKVIGKALFISNKTVSSYKARIMGKLGAESVVDLADFARRHRLVP from the coding sequence ATGACCACGATCCTGATCGTCGACGATCACCCTGCGCTGCGCCTCGCCCTGCGCGCCAACGTATGCGATCTGATGGAAGTCACGCAGGTCTACGAAGCCGACAACGGTCAGGCGGCCATCGATCACGTCCGCCAGCACAAGCCGGACCTCGTCATCCTGGACCTCGACATCCCGCGCCCGAACGGGATTGAAGCGGTGCCGCAGATGCGGTCGCTGCACCCGTCGATCCGCGTGCTGATCCTCAGCGCCCAGGACCCCCTGCTGTGCGCCGCCCGCGCGTTCCAGGCCGGGGCCCATGGCTACGTCAGCAAGACGCAGGACCTGGACGCGATCACGCGCTGCGCGGAAAGCGTGCTGGCCGGCTTCACCGTGTTCCCGAGCCTCGCGCAGCGTGACCCGACGAGCATGGGGCGGACACCGGGCCTGCACAACCTGTCCGACAAGGAAATGGAGATCCTGCGGATGCTGGCCCGCGGGATGAGCAACAAGGTCATCGGCAAGGCGCTGTTCATCAGCAACAAGACGGTAAGCAGCTACAAGGCGCGGATCATGGGCAAGCTGGGTGCCGAATCGGTGGTGGACCTGGCCGACTTCGCGCGTCGGCACCGCCTGGTTCCATGA
- a CDS encoding Hpt domain-containing protein, producing MSPGRSCVHLKPDECRAIGVAVASAACRDATVQTMIVTHLLDANDKDLAALRRAVARRDWPDVQHCLHRIKGSAALARCTSLLAAGKSLESAAGQGNAAVVNTLFPRYVAILKEFSDTLSALRPGRCHRPGDPAANAPASGNLT from the coding sequence ATGAGCCCTGGCCGCTCATGCGTCCACCTGAAACCCGACGAATGCCGCGCGATCGGCGTGGCCGTGGCCAGTGCCGCCTGCCGCGACGCCACGGTCCAGACGATGATCGTGACCCATCTGCTCGATGCCAACGACAAGGACCTTGCCGCGCTGCGCCGGGCCGTGGCGCGGCGGGACTGGCCGGACGTGCAGCACTGCCTGCACCGTATCAAGGGCAGCGCGGCGCTGGCGCGCTGCACGTCACTGCTGGCGGCGGGCAAGTCGCTGGAATCGGCCGCGGGCCAGGGCAATGCCGCCGTGGTCAACACACTGTTTCCGCGCTACGTCGCTATCCTGAAGGAATTCAGTGACACACTGTCGGCACTGCGTCCCGGCCGCTGCCACCGACCCGGCGATCCCGCCGCGAACGCACCGGCTTCAGGAAATTTGACGTAG
- a CDS encoding LLM class flavin-dependent oxidoreductase, producing the protein MIPYSLLDLSPIVEGSTAAQAMHNTLDLARHAERLGYRRFWLAEHHNMPGIASAATAVLIGYVAQGTSTIRVGSGGIMLPNHSPLVVAEQFGTLASLYPGRIDLGLGRAPGSDQATARALRRHLDHDTADSFPQDVEELQAYFDEVRPGQRVRAVPGAGLKVPLWLLGSSLFSAQLSAAMGLPFAFASHFAPGFMRQAVDLYRRTFRPSDQLDRPHVMLGLNVFAADTDDEARRLFSSLQQQFLSLVRGTPGQLKPPVDDISRLWDASEADHIRRSLACSVVGNPATVRQGIQAFVDDLRPDELMLTGQIYDHAARLRSFEIAAQAMQALQPTPVI; encoded by the coding sequence ATGATCCCCTATTCCCTGCTCGATCTTTCGCCCATCGTGGAAGGCAGCACCGCCGCCCAGGCCATGCACAACACGCTGGACCTCGCCCGGCATGCGGAACGCCTGGGCTACCGCCGCTTCTGGCTGGCGGAGCACCACAACATGCCCGGCATCGCCAGCGCGGCCACGGCCGTGCTGATCGGCTACGTGGCCCAGGGCACGTCGACCATCCGCGTCGGCTCGGGCGGCATCATGCTGCCCAACCATTCCCCGCTGGTGGTGGCCGAACAGTTCGGCACGCTGGCGTCGCTCTACCCTGGCCGCATCGACCTGGGCCTGGGCCGGGCGCCGGGTTCCGACCAGGCCACGGCCCGCGCGCTGCGCCGCCATCTCGACCACGACACGGCCGACAGCTTTCCGCAGGATGTGGAAGAACTGCAGGCCTATTTCGACGAAGTACGACCCGGCCAGCGCGTGCGCGCCGTGCCCGGAGCCGGGCTGAAGGTGCCGCTGTGGCTGCTGGGATCGAGCCTGTTCAGCGCGCAGTTATCGGCGGCCATGGGCCTGCCGTTCGCGTTTGCGTCGCACTTCGCGCCCGGCTTCATGCGCCAGGCCGTGGATCTGTACCGCCGCACATTCCGCCCGTCCGACCAGCTCGACCGCCCGCACGTGATGCTGGGCCTGAACGTGTTTGCCGCCGATACCGACGACGAGGCGCGCCGCCTGTTCAGTTCGCTGCAGCAGCAGTTCCTGTCCCTGGTGCGCGGCACGCCGGGCCAGCTCAAGCCGCCTGTTGACGACATCAGCCGCCTCTGGGACGCCAGCGAAGCCGATCACATCCGCCGCTCGCTGGCCTGCTCGGTGGTCGGCAACCCGGCAACGGTGCGCCAGGGCATCCAGGCCTTCGTCGACGACCTGCGCCCGGACGAGTTGATGCTGACCGGGCAGATCTACGATCACGCGGCCCGGCTGCGCTCGTTCGAGATTGCCGCGCAGGCCATGCAGGCGCTGCAGCCGACCCCGGTCATCTGA
- a CDS encoding GIY-YIG nuclease family protein, which yields MIDDNDASPTPPVPWFLYLLECEGNTIYTGITTDVQRRYAQHVAGTGAKYTRSRKPLRLLGWLAFPSQSDALKAEIQTKRLTAAQKRAMCADLVLADLAEPAAQ from the coding sequence ATGATCGACGATAACGACGCCTCGCCGACACCGCCCGTGCCGTGGTTTCTCTACCTGCTCGAATGCGAGGGCAACACGATTTACACCGGCATTACGACCGACGTGCAACGCCGCTATGCTCAGCACGTCGCCGGCACCGGTGCCAAGTACACGCGGTCCCGCAAGCCGCTGCGGCTGTTGGGATGGCTGGCCTTTCCGAGCCAGTCGGACGCACTCAAGGCCGAAATCCAGACCAAGCGCCTGACGGCCGCGCAGAAACGTGCGATGTGTGCCGACCTGGTACTCGCCGATCTGGCCGAACCCGCGGCACAATAG
- a CDS encoding methyl-accepting chemotaxis protein, translating into MNRLTLNAKLWAALAVMWVLLLALGAWNAFHTKSVMMAERRDGLQSLVATGEGIVKLYAERAAKGTMSKEDAQKAAKDALRAMRFGQNGYLFVVDSKPQVILNPGLPQTEGNVVGEFKDPDGVYVYRAIIDGARRTSGEDAGFSTYRGRLPGTENPQRKLTYARHVADWDWFVATGVFLIDIEDAFRANLINAFLSTLLIGAMIAAVMGLIMRTVKRSLGGEPAYAVEAVSRIARGDLTVPVRVSASDDHSVLAAMQQMQQRLSATLGDIRGAASSIATATNQISAGNLDLSQRTEEQASALEQTASSMEELTGIVRQNADNARQASALAVNASDIANRGGEVVSEVVVTMGEINQASRQIVDIIGVIEGIAFQTNILALNAAVEAARAGEQGRGFAVVAGEVRSLAQRSANAAKEIKTLIDNSVAQVDNGSALVAKAGETMHEVVSAVRRVTDIMGEISAASAEQSTGIEQVGQAVTQMDSVTQQNAALVEEAAAAAQSLAEQADSMMRAVSAFRLATA; encoded by the coding sequence ATGAACCGACTTACCCTCAATGCCAAACTCTGGGCGGCCCTGGCCGTCATGTGGGTGCTGCTGCTTGCCCTGGGCGCCTGGAACGCCTTCCACACCAAGTCCGTCATGATGGCGGAGCGCCGCGACGGCCTGCAGTCGCTGGTGGCCACCGGCGAGGGCATCGTCAAGCTGTACGCCGAACGCGCCGCCAAGGGCACGATGTCGAAGGAAGACGCCCAGAAGGCGGCCAAGGACGCGCTGCGCGCGATGCGCTTTGGCCAGAACGGCTACCTGTTCGTGGTCGATTCCAAGCCGCAGGTGATCCTGAACCCCGGCCTGCCGCAGACCGAAGGCAACGTGGTCGGCGAGTTCAAGGACCCGGACGGCGTGTACGTGTACCGCGCCATCATCGACGGCGCGCGGCGCACCAGCGGCGAGGACGCGGGCTTTTCCACGTACCGCGGCCGCCTGCCGGGCACCGAGAACCCGCAGCGCAAGCTGACCTACGCGCGCCACGTGGCCGACTGGGACTGGTTCGTGGCGACCGGCGTGTTCCTGATCGACATCGAGGACGCCTTCCGCGCCAACCTGATCAACGCGTTCCTGAGCACGCTGCTGATCGGCGCGATGATCGCGGCGGTAATGGGCCTGATCATGCGCACGGTCAAGCGCAGCCTGGGCGGCGAGCCGGCCTATGCGGTGGAGGCGGTGTCGCGCATCGCCCGCGGCGACCTGACCGTGCCGGTGCGCGTGAGCGCCAGCGACGACCACAGCGTGCTGGCCGCGATGCAGCAGATGCAACAGCGGCTATCGGCCACGCTCGGCGATATCCGTGGCGCCGCGAGCTCGATTGCCACGGCGACCAACCAGATTTCGGCCGGCAATCTCGACCTGTCGCAGCGCACCGAGGAACAGGCGTCGGCGCTGGAGCAGACCGCGTCGAGCATGGAGGAACTGACCGGCATCGTCCGCCAGAACGCCGACAACGCCCGCCAGGCCAGCGCGCTGGCCGTGAATGCGTCGGACATCGCCAACCGGGGCGGCGAGGTGGTCAGCGAGGTGGTGGTGACGATGGGCGAGATCAACCAGGCGTCGCGCCAGATCGTCGACATCATCGGCGTGATCGAGGGCATTGCCTTCCAGACCAACATCCTGGCGCTGAACGCGGCCGTGGAAGCGGCCCGCGCCGGCGAGCAGGGCCGGGGGTTTGCGGTGGTGGCCGGCGAGGTGCGCAGCCTGGCCCAGCGCAGCGCCAACGCGGCCAAGGAAATCAAGACGCTGATCGACAATTCCGTGGCGCAGGTGGACAACGGCTCGGCGCTGGTGGCCAAGGCTGGCGAGACCATGCACGAGGTGGTGAGCGCCGTGCGCCGCGTGACGGACATCATGGGCGAGATCAGCGCGGCGTCGGCCGAGCAGAGCACCGGCATCGAACAGGTGGGCCAGGCCGTGACGCAGATGGACTCGGTGACGCAGCAGAACGCGGCGCTGGTGGAAGAGGCGGCCGCGGCGGCCCAGTCGCTGGCCGAGCAGGCCGATTCGATGATGCGCGCGGTGTCGGCGTTCCGGCTGGCGACGGCCTGA
- a CDS encoding OsmC family protein, translating to MTIHAHWLASSGTSVCDLDNGTAKWQADLDAPLGNPSIPNPHDLLDSALAACTTLTLQLYAKRKGYALNEVRVSVGHEESPGAYKMIRQIALEGDLPANVREDLLRVANKCPVHKSLSATITIDTTLA from the coding sequence ATGACCATCCACGCCCATTGGCTCGCCAGCTCCGGCACGAGCGTCTGCGATCTCGATAACGGCACCGCCAAGTGGCAGGCGGATCTCGACGCGCCCCTGGGCAATCCGTCGATTCCGAATCCGCACGATCTGCTGGACTCTGCGCTGGCCGCCTGCACGACGCTCACGCTCCAGCTCTATGCCAAGCGCAAGGGCTATGCGCTGAACGAAGTCCGCGTGAGCGTCGGCCATGAAGAATCGCCGGGCGCTTACAAGATGATTCGCCAGATCGCGCTGGAAGGCGACCTGCCCGCGAACGTCCGCGAAGACCTGCTGCGCGTCGCCAACAAGTGCCCGGTGCACAAGTCGCTGTCGGCGACGATCACGATCGATACCACGCTGGCCTGA
- a CDS encoding MFS transporter translates to MALLGLTTGVEFLENIMFVFASSHIVGGIDADPRSFALVQAAYAVGSMMMILKQQWLARRFGYRNYLTGSLLLFMGGTVVAATSTGLPQMVVARFLQGVGGGALFTSCRILVNVMFAPEDRPRASRLFMLGIFGASAMAPAFAAELVEHGVWQDVFYGVLPFAALAAVGTWLLLPDAEPRAEHDGPALGPLLLFGVAIVVLQASMTEARFDIFSHPLRVALVAALALGLLGLFLWQQWHHDTPVLHLRALREPVYLTGLAMYFVYYMISNLSGYVFPIFAEQALRFPLATTGWLNSLAAGISLAGIWIYLRVARRLTHKKPLMVAGLLLMAAAMAWFSFMPPDVGPAALVPGLVGKGLFGVMVIIPIAGLTFRSLSGDDFAHGYRSKNLVRQIASSFASALGAVLLQNRQFAVHASLVQAIGLRPAQTAEWMQAAQSLLAARGFDAGQAHAGALAQMAAIVDQQARLMACEDLYRLIAAMALVAAVFMLVQRRLD, encoded by the coding sequence ATGGCGCTGCTGGGGCTGACCACGGGCGTCGAATTCCTTGAGAACATCATGTTCGTCTTTGCGTCGAGCCATATCGTCGGCGGCATCGACGCGGACCCGCGCAGCTTCGCGCTGGTCCAGGCGGCCTACGCGGTGGGCAGCATGATGATGATCCTCAAGCAGCAATGGCTGGCGCGGCGGTTTGGCTATCGCAACTACCTGACCGGGTCGCTGCTGCTGTTCATGGGCGGCACCGTGGTGGCGGCCACCAGCACGGGGCTGCCGCAGATGGTGGTCGCGCGGTTTCTGCAGGGCGTGGGCGGCGGGGCGCTGTTCACGAGCTGCCGCATCCTGGTGAACGTGATGTTCGCGCCCGAGGACCGGCCGCGTGCATCGCGCCTGTTCATGCTCGGGATCTTTGGCGCTTCGGCCATGGCGCCGGCGTTCGCGGCCGAGCTGGTGGAGCATGGCGTCTGGCAGGACGTGTTCTACGGCGTGCTGCCGTTTGCCGCCCTGGCGGCCGTCGGCACATGGTTGCTGCTGCCCGATGCCGAGCCACGCGCCGAGCACGACGGCCCGGCGCTGGGGCCGCTGCTGCTGTTCGGCGTGGCCATCGTCGTGCTGCAGGCGTCGATGACCGAGGCGCGGTTCGACATCTTCTCGCACCCGCTGCGCGTGGCGCTGGTGGCGGCGCTGGCGCTGGGGCTGCTGGGCCTCTTCCTGTGGCAGCAGTGGCACCACGACACGCCCGTGCTGCACCTGCGCGCGCTGCGCGAACCGGTGTACCTGACCGGCCTGGCGATGTACTTCGTCTACTACATGATCAGCAACCTGAGCGGCTACGTGTTCCCGATCTTCGCGGAGCAGGCGCTGCGGTTTCCGCTGGCCACCACGGGCTGGCTCAATTCGCTGGCGGCCGGCATCAGCCTGGCGGGCATCTGGATCTACCTGCGCGTGGCGCGCCGGCTGACGCACAAGAAGCCGCTCATGGTGGCCGGGCTGCTGCTGATGGCGGCCGCGATGGCGTGGTTCTCGTTCATGCCGCCCGATGTGGGGCCCGCCGCGCTGGTGCCGGGGCTTGTCGGCAAGGGGCTGTTTGGCGTGATGGTCATCATCCCGATTGCCGGCCTGACGTTCCGCAGCCTGAGCGGCGACGATTTTGCGCACGGCTATCGCAGCAAGAACCTGGTGCGGCAGATCGCCAGCTCGTTCGCGTCGGCGCTGGGCGCGGTGCTGCTGCAGAACCGGCAGTTCGCGGTGCATGCGAGCCTGGTGCAGGCCATCGGGCTACGTCCCGCGCAGACCGCCGAGTGGATGCAGGCGGCCCAGTCGCTGCTGGCGGCGCGCGGTTTCGATGCCGGGCAGGCACACGCGGGCGCGCTGGCGCAGATGGCTGCGATCGTCGATCAGCAGGCGCGGCTGATGGCCTGCGAGGATCTGTATCGGTTGATTGCCGCGATGGCGCTGGTGGCCGCGGTCTTCATGCTGGTGCAACGCCGGCTGGACTAG
- a CDS encoding organic hydroperoxide resistance protein — protein sequence MKLEKVLYTAHASATGGRDGRATTSDGQLDAKLAVPKEMGGAGNGLNPEQLFAAGYSACFLGAIRFVAGQQKITVSPDAKIDGAVGIGQIPQGFGIQVELKISLPGMEKEAAQKLVEAAHQVCPYSNATRGNIDVNLVVV from the coding sequence ATGAAACTGGAAAAAGTCCTGTACACCGCCCACGCATCCGCAACCGGTGGCCGCGATGGCCGCGCCACGACGTCGGACGGCCAACTCGACGCCAAGCTGGCGGTGCCGAAGGAAATGGGCGGTGCCGGGAATGGCCTGAACCCCGAGCAACTGTTTGCGGCCGGCTATTCGGCCTGTTTCCTCGGTGCCATCCGCTTCGTGGCCGGCCAGCAGAAAATCACCGTATCGCCTGATGCGAAGATCGACGGCGCGGTCGGCATCGGCCAGATCCCGCAGGGCTTTGGTATCCAGGTGGAGCTGAAGATTTCGCTGCCGGGCATGGAGAAGGAAGCGGCCCAGAAGCTGGTGGAAGCGGCTCACCAGGTCTGCCCGTATTCGAACGCCACCCGCGGCAATATCGACGTCAATCTGGTTGTGGTCTGA